One genomic window of Candidatus Nitrospira inopinata includes the following:
- a CDS encoding NapC/NirT family cytochrome c, translated as MLWLLLVPWTILIEVGFFAYSAEAAGMGDRVTSVEVFRAIGIAAALVGIALLFLVQYVYRSRLSHGMYHRLLLIGVFLLPLATTWSTSATVMEGTKSVEACRSCHVMHPFVDDMTNPSSPTLAARHYRNNWIAKDQCYACHVTYGITGTLEGKRDGFRHWIHYITGTYPDPIRYVGSYDNANCLACHQQTEKWSRVSSHRGLLGEFATNRIACITCHGPPHPLPKERMAAAVMEQTN; from the coding sequence ATGCTGTGGCTTCTTCTTGTTCCATGGACGATCCTGATCGAGGTCGGCTTTTTTGCCTACTCAGCCGAAGCCGCGGGAATGGGCGACAGAGTCACGAGCGTGGAGGTCTTTCGCGCCATCGGCATCGCGGCGGCGCTGGTTGGTATCGCCCTGCTGTTCCTCGTTCAGTACGTCTATCGCTCACGGCTCAGCCACGGCATGTACCATCGTCTTCTCTTGATCGGTGTCTTCCTTCTCCCGCTCGCGACGACCTGGAGCACGTCGGCTACGGTGATGGAAGGGACCAAGTCTGTGGAAGCCTGCCGGTCTTGCCACGTCATGCACCCCTTCGTCGATGACATGACCAATCCATCCAGCCCCACGCTGGCTGCTCGCCATTACCGAAACAACTGGATCGCGAAGGATCAGTGTTATGCCTGCCACGTGACGTACGGGATTACCGGCACCCTGGAGGGGAAGCGGGATGGATTTCGGCACTGGATTCACTACATCACTGGCACCTATCCAGACCCAATCCGATACGTCGGAAGCTATGACAATGCCAATTGCCTTGCCTGTCACCAACAAACAGAGAAATGGAGCCGGGTGAGCAGTCACCGCGGGCTGCTGGGCGAATTCGCGACCAACCGTATCGCCTGCATCACGTGCCATGGACCGCCCCATCCACTTCCCAAGGAACGGATGGCGGCGGCAGTCATGGAGCAAACGAACTGA
- a CDS encoding CBS domain-containing protein: MPTVSQIMVKRPKSIGPKTSIASAAKLMKQARVSSLLVKKGKQLTGIVTDTDIVRRAVASGKPLGKLTVEKIMTTPICTIEGTQSVDDAQEMMAELGVRHLGITKNGDIVGIVSVRDLLLHYKRAAQARKASEETYSEPKIGQD; this comes from the coding sequence ATGCCCACGGTGAGTCAGATCATGGTCAAACGGCCGAAATCGATCGGCCCCAAAACGTCCATTGCGAGCGCGGCCAAGTTGATGAAACAGGCCCGCGTCAGCTCGCTGCTTGTCAAGAAGGGGAAGCAGTTGACGGGGATCGTGACGGATACGGACATCGTTCGCCGCGCCGTCGCAAGCGGGAAGCCGTTGGGGAAACTGACGGTCGAGAAGATCATGACGACTCCCATCTGCACGATCGAAGGCACTCAGTCCGTTGATGACGCTCAGGAGATGATGGCCGAACTGGGCGTCCGCCATTTGGGGATCACGAAGAACGGCGACATCGTGGGCATCGTCTCGGTGCGAGATCTCCTCCTGCACTATAAGCGTGCAGCGCAAGCACGAAAGGCGTCCGAGGAGACCTACTCGGAGCCCAAGATCGGACAAGATTGA
- a CDS encoding zinc-binding dehydrogenase: protein MKAVLFREHGGPDKLLYEEVPMPVVAQEDVLIKVKACALNHLDIWIRQGNPAYPMPLPHISGSDIAGVVEEVGSQVDGVKAGERVLVSPGLSCWRCEYCLAGQDNFCRTYSIIGAIRDGGYAEYVSVPFRNVLPMPDNLTFEQAASFPLVSVTASHMLFALAGLQHGETVLVMGAGSGVGSMAVQMAKLAGARVITTVGSDDKIPKAVLLGADAVINHAKEHVAERVRLLTEGKGVDVVVEHIGPDVWDLSLQALSKGGRLITCGATTGAEVKLDLRYVFSRQLTIKGSYMGTRAELVKAAELMGQRRLKPVIDRTFPLAEARAAQELMLSRKFFGKIVLVC, encoded by the coding sequence ATGAAAGCCGTTCTCTTTCGAGAGCATGGAGGGCCGGACAAGCTGCTGTACGAAGAGGTTCCGATGCCTGTGGTGGCGCAAGAGGACGTGTTGATCAAGGTCAAGGCCTGCGCCCTCAATCATCTCGATATTTGGATCAGGCAGGGAAACCCGGCCTATCCCATGCCTCTGCCGCACATTTCAGGATCCGACATTGCCGGAGTCGTCGAGGAGGTCGGCAGTCAAGTGGACGGCGTGAAGGCGGGCGAGCGGGTCCTTGTCTCGCCGGGTTTGAGTTGTTGGCGCTGTGAATACTGTCTGGCCGGACAGGACAATTTTTGCCGTACCTATTCCATCATCGGCGCCATTCGAGACGGCGGATACGCCGAATACGTGAGCGTGCCGTTTCGAAACGTGTTGCCGATGCCGGACAATTTAACCTTTGAACAGGCAGCCTCGTTTCCGCTCGTCTCGGTCACCGCGTCGCATATGTTGTTCGCTCTGGCCGGCCTGCAGCACGGCGAGACGGTGCTGGTCATGGGGGCGGGGAGCGGCGTGGGGAGCATGGCGGTTCAGATGGCCAAGCTGGCCGGAGCCCGAGTGATTACCACGGTTGGAAGCGACGACAAAATCCCTAAGGCCGTGCTGTTGGGCGCCGACGCCGTGATCAATCATGCCAAAGAACATGTGGCCGAACGTGTCAGACTGTTGACCGAAGGCAAGGGCGTCGACGTCGTCGTCGAACACATCGGACCCGATGTCTGGGACCTCTCTCTCCAAGCGCTGTCGAAAGGCGGCCGGTTGATCACCTGTGGCGCCACCACCGGCGCGGAGGTCAAGCTGGATCTCCGCTACGTCTTCTCTCGCCAGTTGACGATCAAGGGCTCTTACATGGGGACACGCGCGGAGCTGGTCAAGGCGGCGGAGCTTATGGGACAGAGACGGCTCAAGCCCGTGATCGATCGGACATTCCCGCTGGCGGAAGCCCGGGCCGCGCAAGAGCTGATGTTGAGCCGGAAGTTTTTCGGAAAAATCGTCTTGGTTTGCTGA
- a CDS encoding PhzF family phenazine biosynthesis protein — protein sequence MADKRALKFYQADVFTSHPFGGNPVAVFPDADGLTDDELQKIAREMNLSETVFVFSPSDAGAVVKLRIFTPTKEIPFAGHPVVGAMYVLAQTKSLSIKEAVTGLVYECNIGLFPVELHARGGHVRQVVMTQPRPQFVSLIDGMEDLYQVAGALGLSKSVIVETKWPVEIVSTGLPVLIVPVRTLTAVRSITANDKAVAELCERFGANGVMVFTTVTVQQFATAHARMFAPSIGISEDPATGSAAGALGAYLVQHGVVDVAPTTDILVEQGYEIERPSHIMVKVESDDDIVQSVKVGGECVMVAEGVLRF from the coding sequence GTGGCCGACAAACGAGCGCTGAAGTTCTATCAAGCGGACGTCTTTACCTCCCATCCATTTGGCGGCAATCCGGTTGCCGTTTTTCCTGATGCCGACGGACTCACCGACGACGAGTTGCAAAAAATTGCCAGGGAGATGAATCTCTCGGAAACGGTCTTCGTGTTTTCTCCCAGCGATGCCGGAGCGGTCGTGAAGCTTCGGATCTTCACGCCCACCAAGGAGATTCCTTTTGCCGGCCATCCGGTTGTCGGAGCCATGTACGTGCTCGCTCAAACGAAGTCCCTTTCGATCAAAGAGGCGGTGACGGGTTTGGTCTATGAGTGTAATATCGGTCTGTTCCCCGTCGAATTACACGCTCGGGGCGGGCACGTGCGTCAGGTGGTCATGACGCAACCGAGGCCGCAGTTCGTCAGCCTGATTGATGGTATGGAAGATCTGTATCAGGTAGCGGGAGCGTTGGGGCTGTCAAAGTCCGTCATCGTCGAGACGAAATGGCCGGTGGAAATTGTCTCAACCGGATTGCCTGTGTTGATTGTCCCGGTTAGAACCTTAACCGCCGTCAGGTCCATCACGGCGAACGACAAGGCGGTCGCGGAGCTGTGCGAGCGTTTTGGCGCCAACGGCGTCATGGTGTTCACCACCGTGACCGTTCAACAGTTTGCAACGGCGCATGCAAGAATGTTTGCGCCCTCGATCGGCATTTCCGAAGATCCCGCCACCGGGAGCGCTGCGGGGGCATTGGGAGCGTACCTGGTCCAGCATGGCGTCGTTGATGTGGCGCCGACGACGGATATTCTTGTCGAACAGGGGTATGAGATCGAGCGCCCTTCGCACATTATGGTGAAAGTGGAGTCCGACGACGACATTGTTCAATCGGTCAAAGTGGGAGGGGAATGCGTCATGGTCGCGGAGGGGGTGTTGAGGTTTTGA
- a CDS encoding copper amine oxidase — MYRMLLAWSLVTCCFLPAPAFAEPRSGTVSWDKWDFEWAVYDNQSLILTDVSYDGEPVLAKASLPVIRVKYEREWPWYHPYSWFGMGRSTGRCGPFQDRITWKHLETVPACHSKVCIRPYNIGGVKWLEIGVYARIGEYHLYHAWYLNELGEIRPVLQSRGLSCRTTHMHHPYWRFDFGAAGADGEQVFEYTDSAPDEGWGAGWRKYTKEVNALKNPSKHRVWFIRDSRSSRGVWVIPGGGYPPLTGDGVPQSCFSNFDVGVRLFHEEEDSGWIFGARGDLGYLNGEGIQEQDVVFWYVAHLPHEAALGPALWLAIGPTLKVHR, encoded by the coding sequence ATGTACAGAATGCTGCTGGCATGGTCATTGGTCACGTGTTGTTTTCTTCCCGCACCGGCGTTCGCCGAGCCTCGATCAGGAACGGTCAGTTGGGATAAATGGGATTTCGAGTGGGCGGTGTACGACAATCAAAGCCTTATTTTGACCGACGTCAGCTATGACGGCGAACCGGTCCTGGCGAAGGCCAGCTTGCCCGTCATCAGGGTGAAATACGAACGCGAATGGCCCTGGTATCATCCCTATAGCTGGTTCGGCATGGGACGATCGACGGGGCGCTGCGGACCGTTCCAAGACCGAATCACCTGGAAGCATTTGGAGACCGTACCGGCCTGCCATTCAAAAGTCTGTATCCGTCCGTACAACATCGGCGGCGTGAAGTGGTTGGAGATCGGTGTGTACGCGCGCATCGGCGAGTACCATCTCTATCATGCCTGGTACCTCAATGAGTTGGGAGAAATCCGTCCCGTACTCCAGAGCCGGGGGCTTTCGTGCAGAACGACGCACATGCATCATCCCTACTGGAGGTTCGATTTCGGGGCGGCCGGAGCCGACGGCGAGCAGGTCTTTGAATACACCGACAGCGCGCCGGACGAAGGATGGGGTGCGGGATGGCGTAAGTACACCAAAGAAGTGAATGCCCTCAAAAATCCTTCCAAGCATCGCGTCTGGTTCATACGCGACAGCCGAAGCTCACGTGGAGTCTGGGTCATACCGGGAGGCGGATATCCCCCCTTGACCGGAGACGGAGTTCCGCAATCCTGCTTCTCGAATTTTGACGTGGGGGTGCGGCTTTTTCACGAAGAAGAGGACAGCGGTTGGATTTTCGGCGCGCGCGGCGACCTAGGGTATTTGAACGGCGAAGGCATCCAGGAGCAGGACGTGGTGTTCTGGTACGTGGCTCACCTCCCCCATGAAGCGGCGCTGGGTCCCGCCCTCTGGTTGGCCATCGGTCCGACACTCAAAGTGCATCGCTGA
- a CDS encoding PEP-CTERM sorting domain-containing protein yields MNLSWLSRTALAACCLIGTSGMAHAITWTFIGSGGEGTIGNSRTFTAEGITITATAWSYDSRAGFQQARLGLWSTGLGVCSITEPCGNPSHQVDNAGQHEYVLFQFSAPIDPLSVRIDPYGTYDRDVSYWTGNITLPSDLLVGETYSSLTGLGFFSRIDNNGTVSSNPRDVPIVSPAVNAMLFGPRYNGGGDDYFKITSLTGVASSVPEPSSWLLLSLGLLGWVWLQTRKEFRA; encoded by the coding sequence ATGAATTTGTCATGGCTTTCCAGAACCGCACTCGCGGCATGCTGTTTGATCGGAACCAGCGGCATGGCCCATGCCATTACCTGGACCTTTATCGGTTCGGGCGGCGAAGGCACGATCGGAAATTCTCGAACCTTTACGGCAGAAGGAATAACCATTACGGCAACGGCCTGGAGCTATGATTCCCGCGCCGGTTTCCAGCAAGCCCGTTTGGGGCTTTGGTCCACCGGTCTTGGCGTGTGCAGTATCACGGAGCCCTGTGGAAATCCCTCTCATCAGGTCGATAACGCGGGACAGCACGAATACGTCCTTTTTCAATTCAGCGCGCCGATCGATCCTCTCAGCGTCCGAATCGATCCTTACGGCACCTACGATCGTGATGTTTCGTATTGGACCGGTAACATCACACTTCCGTCCGATCTTTTGGTCGGAGAAACCTACTCCAGCCTGACCGGCCTTGGATTTTTTTCTCGCATCGATAACAACGGCACAGTGAGTTCAAATCCTCGAGACGTTCCCATCGTCTCGCCCGCGGTGAATGCAATGCTCTTTGGGCCGCGCTATAACGGTGGGGGCGATGATTATTTCAAGATTACCAGTCTGACGGGAGTTGCCTCATCGGTTCCTGAACCTTCGTCGTGGCTTCTTTTGAGTCTTGGCCTGCTGGGCTGGGTCTGGTTGCAAACGAGGAAAGAATTCAGAGCCTGA
- the msrB gene encoding peptide-methionine (R)-S-oxide reductase MsrB, translating into MSTQIAIGPIVKITKTDEEWKKSLSPEAYRVLRHEDTERPFGDNMHDNKRPGIYYCAGCDLPLFSSDHKFDSGTGWPSFWQPIDPRVVETRTDFKLFIPRTEVHCARCEGHLGHVFKDGPKPTGLRYCINGVALKFVPS; encoded by the coding sequence ATGTCTACTCAGATTGCAATCGGACCCATCGTAAAAATCACAAAGACTGATGAGGAATGGAAGAAATCATTGTCTCCCGAGGCTTACCGGGTCCTCAGGCATGAAGATACCGAACGTCCGTTCGGCGACAACATGCACGACAACAAACGACCCGGCATCTACTATTGCGCAGGCTGCGATCTTCCCCTCTTTTCGTCCGACCATAAATTCGACAGCGGCACGGGCTGGCCGAGTTTTTGGCAACCGATTGACCCGCGAGTAGTCGAAACGCGCACGGACTTCAAACTGTTCATACCGCGCACTGAGGTCCATTGCGCCCGATGTGAAGGACATCTGGGGCATGTCTTCAAAGACGGTCCAAAACCGACGGGGTTGAGGTACTGCATTAACGGCGTGGCGTTAAAATTCGTCCCGTCATGA
- a CDS encoding DsbA family oxidoreductase: MNHGDTMFLLYSDFNCPFCYALHERLHDLNLIDRCEWRGVQHAPHLPRPMKPWNGALGVELRHEVSVVRRLAPSLPISLPSGKPNTLPAIQYAITLLHMNHELGMRFIRETYRAFWQEGKDISNPTVLNGLAGRDLGGTLDDDSLRIAYAWDSAWRDTGHGGVPLIVSPRGDILIGCVPEDTVRRFFV, encoded by the coding sequence ATGAATCACGGCGACACGATGTTTCTTCTCTACAGCGATTTTAATTGTCCATTCTGCTACGCGTTGCACGAACGGTTGCACGACTTGAACTTGATTGACCGCTGCGAATGGAGAGGGGTGCAACATGCTCCCCATTTGCCTCGTCCCATGAAACCCTGGAATGGAGCATTGGGTGTCGAGTTGCGGCATGAAGTCTCGGTAGTGCGGCGATTGGCGCCATCCTTGCCGATCTCGTTGCCGTCGGGGAAGCCAAATACGCTGCCGGCTATTCAATATGCCATCACACTGCTGCACATGAATCATGAGCTTGGAATGAGATTTATTCGGGAGACGTATCGGGCTTTCTGGCAGGAAGGGAAAGACATCTCCAATCCGACGGTGTTGAACGGGCTTGCCGGTCGTGATCTTGGCGGGACTCTTGATGATGACAGTCTGAGAATTGCCTACGCGTGGGACAGTGCCTGGCGCGATACGGGCCACGGCGGAGTCCCCCTCATTGTCTCTCCCAGAGGTGACATTTTGATCGGCTGCGTGCCGGAAGACACAGTACGACGGTTCTTTGTTTAA
- a CDS encoding flagellar basal body rod protein FlgC produces MISAIHIALSGLSAFMKQLNVSAHNLANVNTDGFKRSETSFTETLSGGVLPIIRKDNSSGPTVLRNSSQGFVPIEISNVDIGTELVNQMIAQRGFEANLRTMKTADDMLGSILDTRK; encoded by the coding sequence ATGATCTCCGCCATTCATATCGCCCTATCCGGCTTGAGTGCTTTCATGAAACAATTAAACGTTTCAGCTCATAACCTTGCCAACGTAAACACCGACGGCTTTAAAAGATCGGAAACGAGTTTCACCGAAACACTAAGTGGGGGGGTATTGCCTATCATCCGGAAAGACAATTCCTCGGGACCGACCGTGCTGAGAAACTCGTCGCAAGGCTTTGTGCCGATCGAAATCTCCAACGTGGACATTGGGACGGAACTCGTCAATCAGATGATCGCACAAAGAGGATTTGAGGCCAACCTGCGAACGATGAAAACTGCGGACGACATGTTGGGAAGTATTCTTGACACGAGGAAGTGA
- a CDS encoding peroxiredoxin encodes MAIRLGDEAPNFTAETTEGTINFHEWLGNSWGILFSHPKDFTPVCTTELGTVAKIMPELKRRGVKVIAISVDPLDSHHGWINDINETQRTTVNYPIIADPDKKVATLYDMIHPNAIDNMTVRSVFIIGPDKKVKLTLTYPASCGRNFDELLRVIDSLQLTSQYKVATPANWKDGEDCIITPAVDDNEAKALFPKGFKTVKPYLRYTPQPNKV; translated from the coding sequence ATGGCCATACGATTAGGAGACGAAGCGCCGAATTTTACGGCTGAGACGACGGAAGGAACGATTAATTTTCATGAATGGCTCGGCAATAGCTGGGGCATTTTGTTCTCCCATCCGAAAGATTTCACGCCGGTCTGTACAACGGAGTTGGGAACCGTGGCCAAAATTATGCCGGAGTTGAAGCGACGGGGCGTGAAGGTCATTGCCATTAGCGTCGATCCCCTTGATTCTCATCATGGGTGGATCAATGACATTAACGAGACACAACGGACGACAGTGAATTATCCCATCATTGCCGATCCGGATAAGAAAGTTGCCACTCTGTACGACATGATCCATCCGAACGCCATTGACAACATGACGGTGCGCTCGGTCTTTATCATCGGGCCGGATAAAAAGGTGAAGCTTACTTTGACGTATCCCGCGTCGTGCGGGCGGAATTTTGACGAATTGCTCCGCGTGATCGACTCTTTGCAATTAACGTCACAATATAAAGTGGCAACGCCGGCCAATTGGAAAGACGGGGAAGATTGCATTATTACGCCGGCCGTGGATGACAATGAGGCCAAAGCGCTGTTCCCCAAAGGGTTCAAGACAGTGAAGCCCTATCTGCGGTACACTCCACAGCCCAACAAGGTTTGA
- a CDS encoding pentapeptide repeat-containing protein — protein MATTNVAQSKLRIPTNDPMYRLLREGCIKEFNTRKAAGEKCDFRGCDLRGLDFRGLDADGLDFRDCYFRQSDLRGVDFSRANLEGASINACQISGCLFPSELSASEIELSLLHGTRMRYGTK, from the coding sequence ATGGCTACGACGAACGTCGCTCAATCCAAGCTTCGTATTCCAACCAATGATCCCATGTATCGACTGCTCCGCGAAGGGTGCATTAAAGAGTTCAACACTAGGAAAGCCGCGGGAGAAAAGTGCGATTTCCGGGGGTGCGATCTCCGGGGACTAGATTTTCGGGGGTTGGACGCGGACGGTCTTGATTTCCGCGACTGCTACTTTCGGCAAAGCGACCTGCGCGGCGTCGATTTCAGCAGGGCCAACCTTGAAGGCGCCAGCATCAACGCATGTCAGATCTCCGGTTGCCTTTTTCCGTCCGAGCTGAGCGCATCCGAGATTGAATTGTCTCTTTTGCACGGCACGAGGATGCGATACGGCACGAAATAA
- a CDS encoding DUF748 domain-containing protein: MRRFLRPPFLVGLALGLVGLYALAGFVLLPYLIKAYGVPAAAEQLKHPVVLREASFNPFILALRLKGLEVRESDQTPMIGFDELVVDLRATTLLGQKLGFDEIRLMMPFVAAKVNRDGKLNLLALAPPSESDTGAASVQPSEAKPKKAMPVEIGLLEINKGVVEYRDESKPRPVSMDIVPIHITLRNFSTIQGSHNAYAFTAEIGKGESLAWEGTVSLEPLESDGKLNLSGVRVGTLYQAVQDRFRFDVQDGEIALSAKYHADLRGQAPSVTVKDGHLRIQHLALGERGFPESLVKVPLFEVEGFDLDLGKQAVEIAAIRSADAYVMAWLNPDGTVNLQQLFAPAVGNAPAPPPTPAQGQTSDQRSDQSWNVSIGEFELWNYGAAFEDRTLARPQYIDVGDLNVTVKEIRIPFKQALPIDLSLTLNQTGTITVKGEVAVEPLRADAAVALKNIGIRPFQAYLDRFLNVDVRDGAINLAGTVRYAAIRSKEPLLRFRGDVGIDRLVISDRKEFEEVLSWKALNVNRVALDVEPTAVTIGEIVLQEPAVQAVLESDGTLNLSHLVVQSKSDDSQEAPGQKKGGTPAHSAQPSIAIDQVKVVKASAVFRDVSIEPSVRTGLAGLSGTIKGLSSKQIKKADVDLTGRVDGAAPLKIAGKINPLSEDAFTDLVVTLGGMDLTPASPYSGKYAGYVLSKGKLSLDLKYKVSQKVLEAENLVVVDQLTFGQKVESPDATSLPVPLLVALLQDRKGLIEIDLPIRGNLDDPDFKYGKVIISTLLNLLGKIAASPFTLLGKLLPGGSEEDLQFIAFAPGSTALTPEETAKLDALETALNERAGLMLDIKGTFDSVADREAVRARKLRERLLAMKRQEFGSTGKEEELSAEDEQRLVAKWFTKLPLREANQSAEQAKTEGRPAPTFEEMKQRVMAEIPVADAELESLARQRADVVRNRLLESGKLGIERVFLTDVGMAEPGHEQVRTQLGLTAGS, from the coding sequence ATGCGCCGATTTCTTCGTCCCCCCTTCTTGGTCGGACTGGCTCTGGGGCTGGTCGGGCTCTACGCGCTTGCCGGATTTGTTCTGTTGCCCTATCTCATCAAAGCATATGGGGTGCCGGCCGCCGCCGAGCAGTTGAAGCATCCCGTGGTCTTGCGAGAGGCCTCGTTCAATCCCTTTATCCTTGCTCTCAGATTAAAAGGGCTGGAAGTCCGGGAATCCGATCAAACTCCGATGATCGGATTCGACGAATTGGTCGTCGATCTTCGCGCTACCACCTTGCTGGGACAGAAGCTGGGGTTTGATGAAATCCGGTTGATGATGCCGTTTGTGGCTGCCAAGGTGAATCGCGACGGCAAACTCAACCTATTGGCGCTGGCGCCTCCATCGGAGAGCGATACCGGCGCGGCTTCAGTCCAACCGTCGGAGGCGAAACCCAAAAAAGCGATGCCGGTGGAAATCGGGCTGCTCGAAATCAACAAAGGCGTCGTGGAATATCGGGACGAATCGAAGCCCAGGCCCGTGTCGATGGACATTGTCCCGATCCATATCACCTTGCGCAACTTCAGCACCATCCAAGGAAGCCATAACGCCTACGCCTTTACCGCCGAAATCGGCAAAGGGGAGTCATTGGCCTGGGAGGGCACCGTGTCGCTCGAGCCGTTGGAGTCCGACGGCAAGCTGAATTTGTCGGGGGTCAGGGTCGGCACACTCTATCAGGCGGTGCAAGATCGGTTTCGCTTTGACGTACAGGATGGCGAGATTGCCTTGTCGGCTAAGTATCACGCCGATTTGCGCGGCCAAGCTCCCAGTGTCACAGTTAAGGATGGGCACCTGCGCATCCAGCATTTGGCTCTGGGAGAACGGGGCTTCCCTGAGTCTCTTGTGAAGGTTCCGCTTTTCGAGGTCGAAGGGTTTGATCTTGATCTGGGCAAACAGGCCGTGGAGATTGCCGCCATCCGTTCTGCTGACGCTTATGTGATGGCGTGGCTCAATCCGGACGGGACGGTGAACCTGCAACAACTGTTTGCGCCGGCGGTCGGAAACGCGCCGGCTCCTCCGCCGACTCCCGCCCAAGGACAGACATCCGATCAACGGTCGGATCAATCCTGGAATGTGTCCATCGGTGAGTTTGAACTCTGGAATTACGGCGCGGCCTTTGAAGATCGGACCTTGGCCAGACCTCAGTATATCGATGTCGGGGATCTGAACGTCACGGTGAAAGAAATTCGTATTCCATTCAAACAGGCGCTGCCGATTGATCTCTCACTGACGCTCAACCAGACGGGAACCATCACCGTCAAAGGGGAGGTGGCGGTGGAACCCCTAAGGGCCGACGCGGCGGTGGCGCTCAAGAACATCGGCATCAGGCCGTTCCAAGCCTATTTGGACCGGTTTCTGAACGTGGACGTCCGCGACGGCGCGATCAATCTGGCCGGCACGGTTCGCTACGCCGCGATCCGCTCCAAGGAGCCGCTGCTTCGATTTCGGGGAGACGTCGGAATCGATCGTCTTGTGATTTCGGATCGCAAAGAATTCGAGGAGGTGCTCTCGTGGAAGGCGCTGAACGTGAATCGTGTTGCGCTGGACGTCGAGCCCACGGCGGTCACGATCGGCGAGATTGTGTTGCAGGAGCCGGCCGTCCAGGCCGTTCTTGAATCGGACGGCACGTTGAATCTGTCGCATCTTGTTGTTCAGTCGAAGTCTGACGATTCGCAGGAGGCGCCCGGCCAGAAGAAAGGTGGGACACCGGCCCACTCGGCTCAACCGTCGATCGCCATTGATCAGGTGAAAGTGGTCAAAGCGTCGGCGGTGTTCCGAGATGTATCAATCGAACCGTCGGTGAGAACCGGCCTTGCGGGATTGAGCGGGACCATCAAAGGGTTATCGTCCAAACAGATCAAAAAAGCGGACGTGGATCTGACCGGTCGGGTCGACGGAGCCGCGCCGCTCAAAATTGCCGGCAAGATTAATCCGCTGAGCGAAGATGCCTTTACCGATTTGGTGGTCACCTTGGGGGGCATGGATTTGACGCCTGCCAGTCCGTACAGCGGCAAGTACGCGGGATACGTCTTGTCGAAGGGCAAGCTGTCGCTCGACTTGAAATATAAGGTCTCCCAAAAGGTGCTCGAAGCGGAAAATTTGGTCGTGGTCGATCAATTGACGTTCGGCCAAAAGGTCGAGAGTCCCGATGCCACCTCGCTTCCCGTTCCCTTGTTGGTGGCGCTGCTGCAAGACCGCAAAGGCCTGATCGAAATCGATTTGCCGATCCGCGGCAATCTGGACGATCCGGATTTCAAATACGGAAAAGTCATCATTTCAACGTTGCTGAACCTGCTGGGCAAGATCGCGGCTTCACCCTTTACCTTGTTGGGAAAGTTGTTGCCGGGTGGAAGTGAGGAGGACCTTCAGTTTATCGCGTTTGCGCCAGGCAGCACGGCATTGACGCCGGAAGAAACAGCCAAGCTTGACGCGCTGGAAACGGCGTTGAATGAGCGGGCCGGCCTCATGCTCGACATCAAGGGGACCTTTGATTCCGTCGCTGATCGAGAGGCGGTGCGCGCGAGGAAGCTGAGGGAACGGCTTCTGGCGATGAAACGGCAGGAGTTTGGAAGCACCGGGAAAGAAGAGGAACTGTCCGCTGAAGATGAACAGCGGCTGGTGGCCAAATGGTTTACGAAGCTGCCGTTGCGGGAAGCGAATCAATCGGCGGAGCAAGCGAAAACGGAAGGGCGACCGGCTCCGACGTTCGAGGAGATGAAACAGCGGGTGATGGCGGAGATCCCGGTGGCCGATGCCGAATTGGAGTCATTGGCCAGGCAGCGGGCGGACGTGGTGCGGAATCGACTGTTGGAAAGCGGCAAGCTCGGCATCGAGCGGGTGTTTCTGACCGATGTCGGGATGGCCGAACCCGGTCACGAACAGGTGCGGACACAGTTGGGGCTGACGGCTGGATCGTGA